The Oncorhynchus clarkii lewisi isolate Uvic-CL-2024 chromosome 29, UVic_Ocla_1.0, whole genome shotgun sequence genome contains a region encoding:
- the LOC139388690 gene encoding homeobox protein CDX-1b produces MYVSYLLEKDTSMYPNSVRHPSLNLNHQNFVPAPPQYSDFSGYHQVPGINNDPHHSQTGAWNPVYAPPTREDWSPYGPGTGPSTSNPGAIGYSPPEFSPVPQPGLLPSSINSSVGQLSPISQRRNPYDWMRRSAPPANLGGKTRTKDKYRVVYTDHQRLELEKEFHYSRYITIRRKAELATSLCLSERQVKIWFQNRRAKERKVNKKKMQQPQAASTTTPTPPSNVAMVTSSSGGLVSSSLQMTIKEEY; encoded by the exons ATGTATGTGAGTTATCTTTTGGAGAAGGACACCAGCATGTACCCAAATTCAGTGCGACATCCCAGCCTAAACTTGAACCATCAGAACTTTGTTCCCGCACCTCCGCAGTATTCGGATTTCAGCGGATACCATCAAGTTCCTGGGATTAACAATGACCCCCACCACAGCCAGACTGGGGCCTGGAACCCCGTTTACGCACCGCCGACCCGGGAAGACTGGTCGCCCTATGGGCCAGGTACAGGACCGTCCACATCGAATCCGGGAGCAATTGGCTATAGCCCCCCAGAGTTCTCTCCAGTCCCACAACCCGGGCTTCTCCCGTCGTCTATCAACTCATCTGTAGGTCAGCTCTCTCCCATTTCTCAGCGCAGAAACCCTTATGATTGGATGAGGCGGAGCGCGCCACCGGCAAATTTAG GTGGTAAGACACGAACGAAAGACAAGTACCGGGTGGTGTACACAGATCACCAGCGCTTGGAGCTGGAGAAGGAGTTTCACTATAGCCGCTACATTACCATCAGGAGGAAAGCAGAGTTggccacctctctctgcctctcagaaCGACAG GTGAAAATCTGGTTTCAGAATCGGCGTGCCAAAGAGAGGAAAGTGAACAAGAAGAAGATGCAACAGCCTCAGGCAGCGTCCACAACAACACCTACTCCACCCAGCAATGTTGCCATGGTGACCAGCAGCAGTGGCGGCCTAGTGTCGTCATCCCTACAAATGACTATCAAAGAAGAATACTGA